One window of the Candidatus Chryseobacterium colombiense genome contains the following:
- a CDS encoding amidohydrolase family protein — MKIYSILCSLITLSLFPTFLKSQEKNEEQIVFSNVRIFDGKSPTLSKPLNVYIKDNKIEKIDAKPIVVKGKVININGNGKILMPGLIDVHVHLTFGALTMEQMMSPDFNMNTAMKQVGQSTEATLMRGFTSVRDVGGPIFPLKAAVDKEQIKGPRIWPSGAIISQTSGHGDFRTPDEKSRRFFGKASRAEEFGATFIADGRDEVLTATRENLRFGASQIKLMAGGGTSSVYDPVDVTQYTLDEMKAAVDAAEDWGTYVTVHAYTPRAIRRAIDAGVKCIEHGQLLDESTLKLMADKGIWLSTQNLLESSPEMTEMRKEKRKPVIEGQKKLWPMAKKLGVKLAWGTDFLFEPELNKEQNEYILKLQPWFNNAEILKMVTHDNGELLQLSGLRSPYPGKIGVIEEGALADVLLVDGNPIEDLSVIAKPAKNFLVIVKDGKIYKNMIK; from the coding sequence ATGAAAATTTATTCCATTTTATGTTCACTAATCACTTTATCCCTTTTTCCTACATTTTTGAAATCACAGGAAAAGAATGAAGAGCAGATTGTTTTTTCCAATGTTCGTATTTTTGATGGGAAATCCCCGACACTCTCAAAACCCCTTAATGTCTATATTAAGGATAATAAAATCGAAAAAATTGACGCTAAACCTATTGTCGTAAAAGGAAAAGTAATTAACATCAATGGGAATGGTAAAATTTTAATGCCGGGTCTGATTGATGTGCATGTACATCTTACCTTTGGTGCATTGACTATGGAACAGATGATGTCTCCGGATTTCAATATGAATACAGCGATGAAGCAGGTTGGGCAATCCACTGAAGCGACTCTGATGCGTGGGTTTACTAGTGTAAGAGATGTTGGAGGTCCTATATTTCCATTGAAAGCAGCTGTTGATAAAGAGCAGATAAAAGGACCAAGAATTTGGCCTTCCGGTGCCATTATTAGTCAGACATCAGGACATGGAGATTTTAGAACACCAGATGAAAAATCCAGGAGATTTTTTGGAAAGGCTTCCAGAGCTGAAGAGTTCGGTGCTACTTTTATTGCTGATGGAAGAGATGAAGTACTTACAGCAACTCGTGAGAACTTAAGATTCGGAGCCAGTCAGATCAAACTAATGGCAGGAGGAGGAACTTCCTCCGTTTATGACCCGGTAGATGTTACGCAGTATACCCTTGATGAAATGAAAGCCGCAGTAGATGCTGCTGAAGACTGGGGAACTTATGTCACCGTACATGCTTATACACCAAGAGCAATAAGAAGAGCAATCGACGCAGGAGTAAAATGTATTGAGCATGGTCAATTATTGGATGAATCAACATTGAAACTGATGGCGGATAAAGGAATCTGGCTAAGTACTCAAAACCTGTTGGAATCTTCCCCTGAAATGACAGAAATGCGAAAAGAAAAAAGAAAGCCAGTTATTGAAGGCCAGAAAAAGCTATGGCCAATGGCAAAAAAGCTTGGAGTAAAGTTAGCCTGGGGAACGGATTTTCTTTTTGAACCTGAATTGAATAAAGAACAAAATGAATACATTCTAAAATTACAGCCATGGTTTAATAATGCAGAAATCCTGAAAATGGTTACTCATGATAATGGAGAGCTTTTACAGCTGTCAGGTTTAAGAAGCCCATATCCAGGGAAAATTGGTGTGATAGAAGAAGGTGCATTGGCGGATGTTTTATTGGTAGACGGCAATCCGATCGAAGATTTATCAGTCATTGCAAAGCCCGCTAAGAATTTTTTAGTGATTGTAAAAGATGGGAAAATTTATAAAAATATGATAAAGTAA
- the rplC gene encoding 50S ribosomal protein L3 gives MSGIIGKKIGMTSLFNEEGKNIPCTVIQAGPCSILQVRTLEVDGYAAVQLGFDDKSEKNVGKALAGHFKKAGSAPKAKLVEFHDGFTDAKVGEEVKVDLFIEGEYVDVTGTSKGKGFQGVVKRHGFGGVMQATHGQHNRLRAPGSIGAGSDPSRVFKGMRMAGRMGGKQVTVQNLQVLKVDQEQNLLVVKGAVPGAKNSYVIIRKWN, from the coding sequence ATGTCAGGTATTATTGGTAAAAAAATCGGTATGACATCTTTGTTTAACGAAGAAGGAAAAAACATTCCTTGTACAGTTATTCAAGCTGGTCCGTGCTCGATTTTACAGGTCAGAACCTTAGAAGTTGACGGCTATGCAGCTGTTCAATTAGGTTTCGATGACAAGAGTGAGAAGAACGTTGGTAAAGCGTTAGCTGGTCATTTCAAAAAGGCTGGTTCTGCTCCTAAAGCTAAATTAGTTGAATTCCACGATGGATTCACAGATGCTAAAGTAGGAGAGGAAGTGAAAGTTGATCTATTCATCGAAGGTGAATATGTAGATGTAACTGGAACTTCTAAAGGTAAAGGTTTCCAAGGTGTTGTTAAAAGACACGGGTTTGGAGGTGTAATGCAGGCAACTCATGGTCAGCACAACAGACTTAGAGCTCCAGGTTCTATCGGTGCTGGTTCAGACCCTTCAAGAGTATTCAAAGGGATGAGAATGGCTGGAAGAATGGGAGGTAAGCAGGTAACTGTTCAAAACCTTCAAGTATTAAAAGTGGATCAAGAACAAAATCTTTTAGTAGTAAAAGGTGCTGTTCCGGGAGCTAAAAATTCTTATGTAATTATCAGAAAATGGAACTAG
- the rplD gene encoding 50S ribosomal protein L4, with the protein MELVVLNTSGKETGRKVTLDETVFGIEPNQHAVYLEVKQYLAAQRQGTHKAKERSEITASTKKLKKQKGSGSARYGDIKSPTFRGGGRVFGPKPRDYRFKLNKALKRLAKKSVLSQKMRDNSIRVLEDVSLNAPKTKDFITLLDALTLNGKKSLFILPEANKNVYLSSRNLPKTKVMNFNEVSSYDLVNAGEIVFFEGAVEKFQENLKK; encoded by the coding sequence ATGGAACTAGTAGTATTAAATACATCAGGAAAAGAGACCGGAAGAAAAGTAACTCTAGACGAAACAGTATTCGGAATTGAGCCAAATCAGCACGCGGTTTACTTAGAAGTTAAACAGTACCTTGCTGCACAAAGACAAGGGACTCATAAAGCAAAAGAAAGAAGCGAAATCACTGCTTCTACTAAAAAACTTAAGAAGCAAAAAGGATCTGGTTCTGCTAGATATGGTGATATCAAATCTCCAACTTTCAGAGGTGGAGGTAGAGTGTTTGGACCAAAACCAAGAGACTACAGATTCAAATTGAACAAAGCTCTTAAGAGATTAGCAAAAAAATCTGTTCTTTCTCAGAAAATGAGAGATAACAGCATCAGAGTTTTAGAAGATGTGAGCTTAAACGCTCCTAAAACTAAAGATTTCATTACTTTATTAGATGCATTAACATTAAACGGTAAAAAATCTTTGTTTATTCTTCCTGAAGCTAACAAGAATGTGTATTTATCTTCAAGAAACTTACCTAAAACTAAAGTGATGAACTTCAACGAAGTAAGCTCTTACGATTTAGTAAATGCAGGTGAGATTGTATTCTTCGAAGGTGCAGTTGAAAAATTCCAGGAAAATCTAAAGAAATAA
- the rplW gene encoding 50S ribosomal protein L23, with product MSIIIKPVISEKANYLTDLRGSYSFLVDTKANKIQIKKAVEAAYGVKVADVNTMIYAPKVSSKYTKKGLQVGKTNKLKKAVIKLAEGEVIDIFAVN from the coding sequence ATGTCTATTATCATTAAACCAGTTATCTCAGAAAAGGCTAATTACCTTACAGATTTAAGAGGTTCTTATTCTTTCTTGGTAGATACTAAGGCGAATAAAATCCAAATTAAAAAAGCTGTAGAAGCGGCTTATGGTGTAAAAGTAGCAGACGTTAACACAATGATTTATGCTCCGAAGGTTTCTTCGAAATACACTAAAAAAGGTCTTCAAGTAGGAAAGACAAACAAATTGAAAAAAGCGGTAATCAAACTTGCTGAAGGTGAGGTTATCGATATTTTTGCTGTAAATTAA
- the rplB gene encoding 50S ribosomal protein L2: MSVRKLKPITPGQRFRIVNNFEEITTNKPEKSLTVGIKKSGGRNQTGKMTMRYTGGGHKKKYRIIDFKRNKANVEATVKSVEYDPNRTAFIALLEYADGEKRYIIAPNGIKVDQKVVSGESVEPNVGNAMKLKNIPLGTVISCVEMKPGQGAILARSAGSSAQLTSRDGKYAIIKLPSGESRMILTECMAMIGSVSNSDHQLTVSGKAGRSRWLGRRPRTRAVVMNPVDHPMGGGEGRSSGGHPRSRNGKPSKGYKTRKKNKVSNRYIVSKRK; encoded by the coding sequence ATGTCTGTTAGAAAATTAAAACCTATCACCCCGGGACAGAGATTCAGAATTGTAAACAATTTTGAGGAAATTACTACTAACAAGCCAGAGAAATCTCTGACAGTTGGTATTAAAAAGTCAGGTGGACGTAACCAAACAGGTAAAATGACCATGCGTTACACCGGAGGTGGACACAAAAAGAAATACAGAATTATTGACTTCAAAAGAAACAAAGCTAACGTTGAAGCAACTGTAAAATCTGTAGAATACGATCCAAACAGAACTGCATTTATCGCTTTATTAGAATACGCAGACGGAGAGAAGAGATATATCATCGCTCCAAATGGTATTAAAGTAGACCAAAAAGTAGTTTCAGGTGAAAGCGTAGAACCAAATGTAGGTAACGCAATGAAATTGAAAAATATTCCATTGGGTACTGTAATTTCTTGTGTTGAAATGAAGCCTGGTCAAGGTGCTATTTTAGCAAGAAGTGCTGGTTCTTCAGCTCAACTTACTTCAAGAGACGGAAAATATGCAATCATCAAATTGCCTTCAGGAGAATCTAGAATGATCCTTACTGAATGTATGGCAATGATTGGTTCAGTTTCTAACTCTGATCACCAATTAACTGTATCAGGTAAAGCTGGTAGAAGCAGATGGTTAGGTAGAAGACCAAGAACAAGAGCGGTAGTAATGAACCCTGTAGATCACCCAATGGGTGGTGGTGAAGGACGTTCTTCTGGAGGTCACCCAAGATCTAGAAACGGTAAACCATCTAAAGGTTACAAAACTAGAAAGAAAAACAAAGTGTCTAACCGTTACATCGTATCTAAAAGAAAATAA
- the rpsS gene encoding 30S ribosomal protein S19: MARSLKKGPFIHHTLDKKVQANIEANKKTVIKTWSRASMISPDFVGQTIAVHNGKSFIPVYVTENMVGHKLGEFSPTRSFRGHGGNKNKGSR, translated from the coding sequence ATGGCAAGATCACTTAAGAAAGGACCGTTCATTCATCATACTTTAGATAAGAAGGTTCAGGCAAATATAGAAGCTAATAAGAAAACAGTTATCAAAACTTGGTCTAGAGCATCGATGATTTCTCCAGACTTCGTAGGGCAGACTATTGCTGTACACAACGGGAAATCTTTTATCCCTGTTTACGTTACAGAAAACATGGTAGGTCACAAGCTAGGCGAATTTTCTCCAACAAGATCTTTCAGAGGTCATGGTGGTAACAAAAACAAAGGAAGCAGATAA
- the rplV gene encoding 50S ribosomal protein L22, with translation MGSRKRESALARKLTNQDVVKALHNDCPSSPRKMRLVADIIRGVEVDKALYILKYSKKDASNKLEKVLLSAMANWQAKNEGADIEEANLIVKEIFVDSARQLKRLRPAPQGRGYRIRKRSNHITLILGTKEN, from the coding sequence ATGGGATCAAGAAAAAGAGAAAGTGCATTAGCACGTAAATTAACAAATCAGGATGTAGTAAAAGCATTACATAATGATTGCCCGTCTTCTCCAAGAAAAATGAGATTAGTAGCTGATATCATTAGAGGAGTAGAAGTAGACAAAGCTTTATACATTTTAAAATATTCTAAAAAAGACGCTTCTAACAAATTGGAGAAAGTTTTACTTTCTGCAATGGCAAACTGGCAAGCGAAAAACGAAGGTGCTGATATTGAAGAAGCAAACCTTATCGTTAAAGAAATTTTTGTAGACAGTGCAAGACAATTGAAGAGACTAAGACCAGCTCCACAAGGAAGAGGGTATAGAATCAGAAAAAGATCAAACCACATTACACTAATCTTAGGTACAAAAGAAAATTAA
- the rpsC gene encoding 30S ribosomal protein S3, with amino-acid sequence MGQKTNPIGNRLGIIRGWDSNWFGGNDYGDRIAEDYKIRRYLEARLSKGGISKIYIERTLKLVTVTITTARPGLIIGKGGQEVDKLKEELKKLTGKDIQINIFEIKRPELDAVLVADSIAKQIENRISYRRAVKMAMAGTMRMGAEGIKVQISGRLNGAEMARSESFKEGRIPLSTFRADIDYHIGEALTQYGKLGVKVWIMKGEVYGKRELSPLVGQQKKGPSGGGNRERGDRENRKPRRNNNN; translated from the coding sequence ATGGGACAGAAGACAAATCCAATTGGTAATAGATTAGGTATCATCAGAGGATGGGATTCTAACTGGTTTGGTGGAAACGATTATGGAGACAGAATCGCTGAAGACTACAAAATCAGAAGATACCTTGAGGCTAGATTATCTAAAGGTGGTATTTCAAAAATTTATATTGAAAGAACATTAAAATTAGTTACAGTTACAATCACTACTGCTAGACCGGGACTTATCATCGGTAAAGGAGGTCAGGAAGTTGATAAATTAAAAGAAGAATTGAAGAAACTTACAGGTAAGGATATTCAAATCAATATTTTCGAAATCAAAAGACCTGAACTTGATGCTGTATTAGTTGCTGATAGTATTGCTAAGCAAATTGAAAACAGAATCTCTTACAGAAGAGCTGTTAAAATGGCTATGGCTGGTACAATGAGAATGGGTGCAGAAGGGATCAAAGTTCAAATCTCAGGAAGATTGAATGGAGCTGAAATGGCAAGATCAGAATCTTTCAAAGAAGGAAGAATTCCATTGTCAACTTTCAGAGCGGATATCGATTATCATATCGGTGAAGCATTAACTCAATACGGTAAGTTAGGAGTTAAAGTTTGGATCATGAAAGGAGAAGTTTACGGTAAAAGAGAACTTTCTCCACTAGTGGGACAACAGAAGAAAGGTCCATCAGGAGGAGGAAACAGAGAGAGAGGAGACAGAGAGAACAGAAAACCAAGAAGAAACAATAATAATTAA
- the rplP gene encoding 50S ribosomal protein L16 — translation MLQPKRTKFRRVHKMKMKGIAQRGNQLAYGTFGIKATEGAWITARQIEAARIAATRYMKREGQLWIKIFPDKPITKKPAEVRMGKGKGAVEYWVAVVKPGKIMFEIGGVPYEVAKEALRLAAQKLPVVTKFVVANDFVKPL, via the coding sequence ATGTTACAACCAAAAAGAACCAAATTCCGTAGAGTTCATAAGATGAAGATGAAGGGGATTGCTCAGAGAGGTAATCAACTTGCTTATGGAACTTTCGGAATCAAAGCAACAGAAGGTGCTTGGATCACTGCAAGACAAATTGAAGCTGCGCGTATCGCTGCAACAAGATATATGAAGAGAGAAGGTCAGCTATGGATCAAAATCTTCCCAGATAAGCCAATTACTAAAAAACCAGCGGAAGTACGTATGGGTAAAGGTAAAGGTGCTGTGGAATATTGGGTAGCTGTAGTAAAACCAGGTAAAATTATGTTCGAAATCGGAGGTGTTCCTTACGAAGTAGCGAAAGAAGCACTTAGACTTGCCGCACAGAAATTACCAGTAGTTACTAAATTCGTAGTTGCTAACGATTTTGTTAAACCTCTATAA
- the rpmC gene encoding 50S ribosomal protein L29, whose translation MKKADIKNLSAGDIQTQLTEAKVQYQKLKLAHKISPIENPIQIKDLRKTIARLNTELTNKQ comes from the coding sequence ATGAAAAAAGCTGATATTAAAAATTTAAGCGCGGGTGATATTCAAACTCAATTGACTGAAGCAAAAGTTCAATATCAAAAATTGAAATTGGCTCACAAAATCAGCCCAATTGAAAACCCGATTCAAATCAAAGATTTGAGAAAGACAATCGCAAGATTAAACACAGAGTTAACTAACAAACAATAA